The following coding sequences lie in one Rutidosis leptorrhynchoides isolate AG116_Rl617_1_P2 chromosome 6, CSIRO_AGI_Rlap_v1, whole genome shotgun sequence genomic window:
- the LOC139851885 gene encoding zinc finger BED domain-containing protein DAYSLEEPER-like: MEIIPSDNNAPVNMEMHFEPVFLNSEPNNEEPQPTRRRKKKSMVWEHFTIETIGVGCRRACCKQCKQSFAYSTGSKVAGTSHLKRHIAKGSCQFVVHNHQLDPSTPLSAPSKLATDSTGPTSETPRRRYRTGTASVPYSVFDSDRCRQEIAQMIILHDYPLHIVEHPGFMSFVRNVQPSFEMANFSTVQGDCIATYLREKQSVQSLIEGVPGRICLTLDLWNSSQTTGYVFVTGQFVDNDWKIHRKLLNVVMEPFPESDSAFSHAVSSCLSDWNMEGRLFSLTVNQPLTEVGIDSLRSLLSEKNPNILGGQLLLGQCLARSLSSIACEALKVSQEIVKKVRDCVKYVKTSEVLGEKFLELRQQLQVPSTKTLALDDQTCWNTTYEMLLAASELKEVFSCLDTSDPDYSKGPTGEEWKQVENLCTSLKLLFDTANLLTSSVTIPTTNAFFHEAWKIQLELTRAATSEDFGINTIAKPMQTTFNTYWKSSCLILAIAVVMDPRFKMKLVEFSFTKIYGEEAAGFINLVDEGIHQMFLEYVGGFEGIGKQEEVAGPGLTDFDMYVMETASQQSKSELDQYLEESLLPRVHEFDVLGWWKLNKVKYPTLSKMARDILTVPVSTVGPEMVFETGRKEMDRYRCSLRPETVEAIVCAKDWLMGGNGIESGDMMKALKMEFPI, from the coding sequence ATGGAGATAATACCTAGCGATAACAATGCACCGGTTAACATGGAGATGCACTTCGAACCAGTGTTTCTTAATTCCGAACCAAACAACGAAGAACCACAACCAACTAGACGTCGAAAAAAGAAGTCAATGGTTTGGGAACACTTCACTATAGAAACTATCGGTGTAGGGTGTCGAAGAGCCTGCTGTAAGCAATGCAAACAATCTTTTGCATACAGCACCGGTTCTAAAGTTGCCGGCACCAGTCACTTAAAACGTCACATCGCTAAAGGAAGTTGTCAATTTGTCGTTCATAATCATCAACTGGACCCATCGACCCCGTTAAGTGCACCTTCGAAGTTAGCCACTGATTCTACGGGCCCCACCAGTGAGACACCCAGACGGCGTTACAGAACTGGAACTGCCAGTGTTCCGTATTCTGTGTTTGACTCTGACAGGTGTCGACAGGAGATTGCTCAGATGATCATTTTGCATGACTACCCGCTTCACATTGTTGAACACCCGGGGTTCATGTCTTTTGTGCGTAACGTTCAACCGAGCTTTGAAATGGCTAATTTTAGTACGGTTCAAGGCGACTGTATCGCTACTTACCTTAGAGAAAAACAAAGTGTTCAAAGCTTGATTGAAGGGGTACCGGGTCGGATTTGTCTCACGCTTGACTTATGGAATTCGAGTCAAACAACCGGTTACGTTTTCGTAACGGGGCAGTTTGTCGATAACGATTGGAAGATACATAGAAAATTGTTAAATGTCGTGATGGAACCGTTTCCGGAGTCTGATTCGGCTTTTAGTCACGCTGTGTCTTCTTGTCTCTCGGATTGGAACATGGAGGGACGTTTGTTTTCGTTAACCGTAAACCAACCGTTAACTGAAGTCGGGATCGATAGTCTTAGAAGTTTGCTTTCTGAGAAAAACCCGAATATATTAGGTGGTCAGCTGTTGCTCGGTCAATGTTTGGCCCGTTCGTTAAGCAGTATCGCATGTGAGGCATTAAAGGTTAGTCAAGAAATAGTCAAGAAAGTCAGAGACTGCGTGAAGTACGTGAAAACGTCAGAGGTTTTAGGAGAGAAGTTTCTAGAACTTCGACAACAACTTCAGGTACCGAGTACAAAAACGCTAGCATTAGATGATCAGACATGTTGGAATACAACTTACGAGATGTTACTAGCGGCTTCCGAGTTGAAAGAAGTGTTTTCTTGCTTAGATACATCGGACCCCGATTATAGTAAAGGGCCCACGGGTGAAGAATGGAAACAAGTCGAAAATCTCTGCACGAGTTTAAAGTTACTTTTTGATACCGCAAATTTGCTGACGTCATCGGTGACTATCCCAACAACGAACGCGTTTTTCCATGAAGCATGGAAGATTCAGCTCGAGTTGACCCGTGCAGCCACGAGCGAAGATTTTGGTATCAACACAATCGCGAAACCAATGCAGACAACTTTCAATACGTATTGGAAAAGTAGTTGTTTGATTTTAGCGATAGCGGTTGTTATGGACCCACGGTTCAAAATGAAGCTAGTCGAGTTTAGTTTCACAAAGATTTACGGTGAGGAGGCTGCGGGTTTTATTAACTTAGTCGATGAAGGAATACATCAGATGTTTCTAGAATATGTTGGTGGGTTCGAAGGAATCGGGAAACAAGAGGAGGTTGCGGGACCCGGGCTTACGGATTTCGACATGTATGTAATGGAGACGGCAAGTCAACAGTCAAAGTCGGAACTCGATCAGTATTTGGAAGAGTCACTTTTACCGAGGGTTCACGAGTTTGATGTTTTGGGGTGGTGGAAACTGAATAAGGTTAAGTACCCGACACTCTCGAAGATGGCTCGTGATATATTGACGGTTCCTGTGTCGACTGTGGGTCCCGAGATGGTTTTCGAGACTGGTAGGAAGGAAATGGATCGGTATCGGTGCTCGTTGAGACCGGAAACCGTCGAGGCGATTGTGTGTGCTAAAGACTGGTTGATGGGTGGGAATGGTATTGAATCAGGTGACATGATGAAGGCTTTAAAAATGGAGTTCCCCATTTGA